TCTCCCAGGAATTCCTTGGGACGGCCCCACAAGTCACGAAAGCCCGCGCGCTCCAGCTTCGCGCTGTCCTTGAGCTGGATGACCTGCACCACCGTGGGCAGTGAGCGCCCGCGCGGATCCGGATTCACCTGCTCGGAGACGTCCAGGACGACCTGCATGGGAGGTGGGGTCTCGCATGGCGTTGGCCCGATGCGTTTCGCGCATGAGGTGCCAGCGGTGGCCGCGAGCAGGAGCGTGAGCAGAATCCTCCGGCCTCGGCCGCCGGAGAGGGCACGCGTCTTGGTGTATGCGTGTGGCTGCGCCTTCACGAGTCCTCTTCGCACGAGCAGTGGAACCCCCCACAGCAGGTCGGATTGGCGGTGGAAAACCTGCCAGAGTGTTCAACAGACCGCAAGTCCATGGTCAATGCCCGCTCGAAACATTCGTGACTTCCGAGTGACGGGGGCGGACCTGTAGCGAAATGGGGCAACGGACTTAAGTATGTCTCTCTTGAATTGCTTGATTCAGAGGCGCGCGCGGCTCTGTTGGATTGGAGCCGGACGCTGCTAGAGTGACTCGGACTGGTATTTCTGCTCTACGCGGTGGCGCGCCCTGGCTGGGCCGCGGCACGTCCGAAGAGGGGGATTCATGAGACGAAGGATGTTTGGGCCTGTCGCGCTGGTGCTGTTCCTGGCATTGCCAGGAATGGTGGCCTTCGCGCAGCCCTCGCTGCGTGGCTTCGAGCTGGAGCGGCTGGACCTGAATCCTGGCGCCGAGGGCTCGTTGTTGGTGGGGATGGGGGAGATGCTGCGGGCCGGTCAGTTCCGCCTCTCCGCCGTGGGACATTACTCCCACAATCCGCTGGTGATTTCCCGGGAGGGAGAGGGGTCCACGCCCATCGTTGGGGGACGGGCCACGATGCATGTAGCCGCCGCTTATGCTTTGACAAACCGGTTGCAATTGGGAGTGCAACTCCCGGTGGTGGCGCTCCAGCGAGGCGAGGGGACGAGCCGGACAGGCTTGACGAGCCCGGGGTCTTTCGGGCTGGGAACGCCCGAGGTGGGGTTGCGCCTGGGTCTGTTCGACCAGAACGAGAAGGGCGGGCTCGACGTGGCGGTGGAGGGAGCCGTCGGGCTGCCCGTGGGCAGCGTCGAGGGCCTCGGCCGGGACGAGGGAATGCGTTACATGCCCAGGGTGATGGTGGGGCGGCGCTTCGGTTTCATCCGGGCCGGGCTGGACGTGGGACTCCTGGTTCGCCCGGTGGCTCGCATCAGTGAGCTGGGCCCTGCGGGTGTCCACGACGTGGGCAACGAGTTGCGCGTGGGCGGAGCACTGGTCTCGACGGGTCGGCGGCTCCGGTACGAGTTCAACGTGCGGGGGATGATCCCTCTGTCGGGGCAGTTCGGCTCGGCGGAACTCCTGCCGGGAGCGCGCTATCTGGTCAACCCCTCATTGGAGGTGTTCGCGCTGGCGGGGGTGGGGGTGGGCGGGGCTCCGGGGACTCCATTGTTCCGGGTGCTCGCGGGCGGTTCCTTCGGGGACGTGACGCCGCGGCAAGGTCCAGGGGAGACCTCCGTGAAGTGCGATCTGGGGACCGCCGTGGATCAGGTGAAGGAGTGCCCGGACCGGGACTACGACGGCGACGGTGTCATGAACGGCGTGGACAGCTGCTGGGACAAGTCGGGCGACGTCTCGCGCGGGGGCTGCCCCCGGGCGGACACGGATACGGACGGCATCGAGGATTCCCTGGACGCCTGCCCGACGGAGCCGGGTGATGCCGCGCGCCAGGGCTGCCCGATGCGCGACCAGGACAAGGACAACGTCGAGGACGAGCAGGACAGCTGCCCGGCGGAGCCCGGTCCCGCGGAGAACCGGGGCTGCCCGCTCAAGGACCGGGACAAGGACGGCATCGAGAACGACCAGGACGAGTGCCCTGATGAGCCCGGCCCGGCCGAGCGCAAGGGATGCCCGGAGGAAGACTCGGACAAGGACAAGGTGCCCAACCGCATCGACGTCTGCGCGATGGAGCCGGGACCGGAGACGAACCAGGGCTGCCCCGAGCACGAAGTCCCACTGCTGTCCATCGAGCCTCGTCAGCTCAAGCTGATCAATGGCGCCAAGGTGTATTTCGACCCCAACGGGGCTCGTATCCAGCAGCGCTCCTTCGTGGTGCTGGACTGGGTGGTCAAGGTGATGCGTGAGCACCCGGAGATCCCACGCGTGGTGGTGGGCGCTCACACGGATGATCGCGGCTTCGCGGATGACCTTCGCCGGTCTTCCCAGCAGCGCGCGGAAGAGGTGCGCCGCTACCTGATCGCCAAGGGAGTGGCCTCCGAGCGGCTGGTGGCCCGGGGCTATGGTCCGGACAGACCCGTCGACAGCAACGCGACATCCATCGGGCGCGAGAACAACCGCCGCGTGGACTTCAAGATCATCCGCAACGGCGAGGAGGCAACCGATGCGCCCTAGCCGTTTGCCAGAGAATCCCACCGCGAGGGGGGGGATGGAGGAGAGACGCCCCAGGTAGTCCTTCCATGGGGGGGCGGGTTCTGGTTGGCTGTGGAGAATGCCCGTGGGACCGGGACCGAGGCGCGCGGAAGAGATGTCCGCGCGCCTCGGTTCGTGGTGGCCCCTACGGAAAGAGGCCACCGGTCCAGGAAGTGGGGAGCGCGCTACCTGGCGTGCTTCTTTACCGGCGTGAGTCAGACCTGGCTTTCCGCTACCTGGCGGAAGGAGAGGGGCCGGACCACGACATGGAGGCCCCTTCCTCGTGAGGATCCGAGTGGCCGGGTCAGGGCAATCCAGACAAAGCGAAGCCGACGGACAACGCGCGGTGCGGCCTCGCGGACCGCGAGTCGAGAAGCAACGAGGGTCTCGTCGCCAGGGACGAGGAGCGCGGGCCGTGGAAAAGTCCCCATTCCCCTGATGCGTCGCGGTGGTATCCTCGCCCGAGTCGCTCTGGCCCTCGCGGTTGGAGCAGAGACCCTCTGAAGCTCCCTGTTCGCGGGGGGGATGCATGGACAGAAAAAATGAGGCTCGTAGAGGTACGGCTCCAACACGCGGCGCACCTCCGTCTGGTGGTGACGCACTTGTTTTCGCGCCGATCGTCCCGTCTGTTGGACTCCGCCCGCTCGTTTCCGCACAGACGCGCCTGGGCCGCGTTGGTGGCGGACTCATGAGGATGCTCAAACCCCTGCTGGCGCTGTTGGTGCTCGGCGTGGCCACACCAGCTGCCGCCGAACGGGATACCTTCTTCCTTGGGGAGGGCATCGATGGCAGCAGAACGGTGGAGGCGGGAGCGACCATAAGGGTCAATACCTATGCGGGGGTTAAACAAAACCTGGCTCGTGACGCCAAAGTCATCCCTATCGGGGACGTTGAGAACGATAACTTTTTGAGCCCCGCTGGCTTCAGGAAGGGCCAACTGGTTCTCGTGCTACAGACCCAGACGGAGGACCCGGGGGACACAACCACCATCGATCTCGACTCTCCGACACCAGGCGAACGGAAGGAGGGACGCTGGGAACTCGCGAGGCTCAGCGCTAAGGTAGATCCCTCTGAGTCCCAGTTGACTCTTGAGTCGGGTCTCATCCAGAGCTACGAGGCGGACCGCACGCAGGTTGTCTCCGTCCCCGAGTTCGTCAGCCTTCGTATCAAGGGAACCGGAACCATCCAGGCGCTCCCTTGGCATGAGGGTGGTAAAAAGCGAGGGGGAGTCATCGCATTCCTCGTCCAGAACACCCTCATCAACGATGGGGTGATCTCCGCCTCGGGAGCGGGCTTTCGAGGAGGCCGGGACTCGGGAATCCTCACTTGCCTGGTCCAAAACGAACCCGCCAACCGAGGCGAAGGACTGGGCGCGGATTATGATGACGACCAGAATCACAATCCGAGGTTGGCCAATGCGGGCGGTGGCGGAGGCTGTGTCGGCTCGAACAGTACTGTCGGTTTTTCGGGCGGCGGCGGTGGTAGCAATGGTGGCAGCGGAGGGATAGGTGGCAACACGGCCTCGACTACGAGCGCAGGTGGAAGCGCGAAAGGGGGAGAAGGGGGCGCCAAGCTCGACCGAGAACTCCACCCCGGTCGCCTGATCCTGGGAGGAGGGGGAGGTACTGGTCATGAGGGGTCAGGAGGAGGCCGCGGAGGTGGAGCCGTCTTCATTCGTGCTGGCTCTTTGGTTGGCAATGGCTCGATTGTAGCCAACGGTCAAAACGCCACATCGTCAAATGGAAAGGGAGGCGGGGGTGGGGGCGGTGGTGGCACCATCTATTTGCGTGTTGCCAGCAACATCGACTGTCTCAACTCGCTCGAGGCCAAAGGGGGCGACGGTGGAGGTACTTCAAACGCCGGTACCGAGTATCTCGGCCCAGGAGGCGGTGGCGGGGGTGGATACATCTTGCTGCAGGCGGTTGGGAACCAGTGTGTCACACGGGTGACGCACGGTACCGCAGGCACTGCGACGATTAATGGTGGGTCCTCATCAGCGCATGGCGCCCAGCCAGGAGACGATGGCATCCTTGCCACCCCATTGCGTCCTGAAGCGCTTCAGGACCCTGGAAGCGTGACGAGCCTGTCAATCTCAGATTCGGTCGTCGCGGGGGGGAGCCTCTTCGTCAAGAGCACGACGCCTACCATCACCATCAATGCGCCCAAAGGCAGGAAAGTCTGGTTAAGCATTGGTGGCGGTGACTTGGTTGGCCCCCTTACGGATTTGATCGATGGTGGTATTTATCGTTCTGACATCTTGAATCTGTCTCGGGCGACGACGTATCGGGTGAGCGCACGGACGGAGTACCAGGGGCTTTGGGGACAGCCGAGTGCGGAGCTGGTGTTCACAGTCGACGACAAAGGCCCTGCCGCTGGCTTCGACCCGACTCCACCTGCCCACACCAACTCCACCTCGGCGTCTTTCTTCTTCACCTTCCGACCAGACAGCTCGATCGACACGTTCGACACCGTGTCCTTTCAATACAGCCTCACTGGTGGCAATTCATGGATCAACACCGACAAGGACGTGACGATCACCGATCTCACGCCAAATCGCGACCATACGTTGTATGTGAGAGCCCTTGATCTGGCCGGGAACCCAGGGACTTCAGCCTCTCACACCTGGAACATCGACACCTACCCGCCAAGGATCGCCTCCGTGACCCAACCCACCGATGGTGCCTTGCTGGGCATTTCGAGCAATCCCCCGGCGTTCGCAGGCAAGGTCGAGAAGTCGACGGACAAGGTGGATGTGTATGTGGACAATGAGCCCGTAGCGAACAACCGTTCGGTGACGGGCACGGACTGGAGCTATTCCGGCAGTGCCCTCACTCCTGGCGCGCACCAGGTCCAGGTGATCGTGCGTGACCTCGCCGGCAACACAAAGATGTCGAGCCCGGTGTACTTCTCCATGGACCTGGAAGCACCAACGGTCACCATCCAGTCACCTGTTGGAGACTCCTTGGTGCGCCCCACACCGCTCGTGGTTTCAGGCACGACCGAGCGAGGCAGTACCGTCACCCTGACCCTCAAGATGGGGACCACGGAGGTGCCCCTTGCCGTGAGGACCGCGCTCGCTGACTCCAACGGAAACTGGCGCTATGAGACCTCAGCGACACTGGCGGATGGGCGCTATACCGTGGCGGCCACGGCCACGGACCCAGCCACCAACACTGGCGCCCCCAGCGGTGGAATCAATTTCATTGTGGACCAAGTTCCACCAGAGACGACCCTTACTGGCTGCCCGGCCAATGGGTACGCCAACGCCTCATCTCTCTCTTTCGGGTACTCCGCCACGGACGCCAATCCGACTGGGATGACCTACGCCTGTGCCGCCAATGTAAACGCCACGACCCAGTCCGTGAACTGCGATCAAGCCTATGCTGGCTACACCGCCGACGGTACCTATACGTGGCTCGTCCGGGCCACGGATGCCGCGAGCAACACGGATCTGAGTCCGGCTTTCTGCAGGTGGGTGTGGGACCGCACGCCCCCCAGCGATGTGAGCATTACCAACAATCCAAAGCCTGTCACCAACGAGGATTATGGCATCTTCGCCTTCTCGGCGACCGACGAGACCAGCGGCCTCGCCAACTACAGGTGCAGCACGGACGGGGTCATCTATACGGATTGTTTCTCTCCCCACGTCTACCCGACTCCCGAGACCAAGGGCTATGTGCTCTACGTCCGTGCCAGGGATCGTGCGGGTAACGAGAGTGTCAATGCCACGAAGTACGAGTGGACGGTCAACAAGGGCCTGCCGGTTGCCAAGCTCACCCCGGTTTCGGGGGCGGACAATCCGACCAATGCCACGACCGCGGTCTTCCGGCTGGAGGTGGAACCTCGCCTGCCCCAGAACTCGGTCAAGTTCTACTACGTCATCAACAACCCGACCGTGACCGATCTGAAGGAGTTCCGCGAGGTGCTGCCAGACGGGTCGACGACGGATGGCTCTCACGCCGTCAACATCTCCATCGACGTCTCCAGCTACTCGGAGAGGATGACCATCCGTGCCGTGGCCTTGGATGAAACGCGGAAGATCCAGACGCCGCGCGATCTCCAGCAGTCCTATGAGTGGAATATCGATCGGACGCCTCCGTCCGTCGAGATCGTGAGTGGGCCCAACACGTGGGAGCGTGTGCCGGCGGTCCGCTTCGAGTTCCTGGCGCCGGGGGAAAGCGAGGTCCGAGGCTTCCGTTGCGAGGTGAGCGACTGTGTCTCGCCTCCCACGGGGACCCGGGACTGCACCGGCACGAGGAGCGGGGCCCGAGCGGTCTTCCAACTCCAGGAGGGCGTGAGAGAGGGACGCAACTGCGTCAGCGTGCGGGCCCTGGATATGGCTGACAACGAGAGTGTCAAGCCAGCCCATTACGAGTGGCAGTTGGATACGAAGGCACCCGAGGCGCCCAGCATCGACGCGCCCCAGGGGTCATTGAGGGTGACCACGCGGCTTCCCTCGGTGGAGGGCAGCGCCGAACCCAACGTCAAGGTGCTGCTGCTGCTCGACGACGGCACGACTCCGGCTGCCGAGGCCACGGCGAATGCTCAAGGCCGCTGGGTGGCCTATTTCGGCCAGGCCGTTGCAGACGGTTCGCACAACCTGAAGGCCATTGCCAGGGACCAGGCGGGAAACGACAGCGCCGAGGGCGAGGTCGTCACCCTGTTGGTGGATGGCAGATCGGTGGCGCGTGTCGTGGGGGGTGGGTTGAGCTGCGCCAGTACTGGTGGTGGCGGTTCATGGCTCGCTCTGTTGGCGTTGGCGGCATTGCGCGCGGGACGGCGCCGATCCAGGTGAGCCGGGGCGTGCATTGATTTTGAACGGATATGCCAGGTGGGTCTGGTTCTCGCCCTCCTGGTGACATGAAAAACGTAGGGAGGCAACACAGATGGGAAGTATGGGTTTGCAGAGGTGGGTACGGCTGGGGTTGGCCGCATATACGCTCGGCCATGGGGTGGCATGGGCCATGCCCGAACACGTGCCTCCGGACACACGACACACCCTGGAACTGACCTGGCCGCTGGCCGCCGGTTCCACCGATGTCGAGGTCACAACCGATGAGGACCTCGAAGTGGGGACCTGGCTGCTGGTCCAGCCTGGCGGCGAGGGGCCGTGGCGGTTGACTCGGATAGAGGGGAGCGAGGGCTGGGGGCTCAAGCTGAGCCACTCCCTGGACGGCTTCCCGCTGTCCTCAAGACCGCAGGTGAGCGTGCTCAGACCCCAGGAGCAGGCCACGCTCCACGCGGCATGGCGGGAGGCCGCGCCGCAAGCTGGCACGCGGGGCGTGCTGGACATCAAGGGCAAGGCCACCCCGGGCGACTGGGCCGTCATCTTCGTTGACGGATTGGAGGTCGCTCGAGTTCAGGCGGACAGCCAGGGCCGGATCTCGGAAGCCGTGTCGGTTCAGCCTGGCTCCACCAGTTCCCAGGTGCAGTGGGTGACCAGATCCACGTCGGGTTGGGAACTGGGCACACTCGCTCCGCCATCGGAGCCGGTGGTGCTCGAGCCACTCAACAACAGCTATACCAACGACACGACACCGCTGTTCCGTGGCACTGCGGATCCAGGCGTCACGGTGTTCCTCTCCATCAGCGGGACGACAGTGGGTACCACCACTGCGGATGCTTCCGGCAACTGGACGGTGTCGGTGGACAGGACGTTGGCCAACAACGTCTATCCCGTCTCCGTCAGGGCGCGCTCGGGTTCTGGCGAACTCAGCACTGCGAAGGTCGTCACCGTCGTGGTCGACTCCGATCCCCCTGTCACCCGATTCTCCAGCATACCGTTGCCCTACCATGGCTCTTCCAGCTACAGCTTCAGGTTCACGGTGAACGACTACGGGTTCTCCGAGTGCAGCTATGACGGCGGCAGCTTCCAGCCCTGCACGTCTCCGTATGAAGTCAACAACATGACGGAGGGGCCCCACTCGCTGACCGTGCGCTCCACGGACCGGGCGAACAACGTGGAGGTGAATCCGCCCACGCATCAGTGGTTCGTGGATCTCACCCCCCCCGGTATCCGGATCACCGCGGGGCCACCGCGCTGGACGAACCTCGCTGGCGCCGTCTTCGCGTTCGAATCGACCGAGGAGCCAGTCACGTTCGAGTGCAGGTTCGATGCGGAGCCTCCGTCCACCTGTGTGTCTGGAAGGAATCTGGGGTTCTACGAAGGGCCCCATACCTTCCAGGTGCGCGCGAAGGATCGTGCCAACCTGTACAGTGAGTGGTCGACTCCCCTCGAGTGGACTGCGGACTTCCATGCACCGGCGGTCGCGGTGCTAGAGCAGCCCTCGTCTGGCGTCCTGTTGGGGGGGACGGGCACTCCCACCTTCTCCGGCACCGCGGAGGCTCTTGGAACGGTGACCATCCTCGCCAATGAACAGGAGATCGGGGTCGCGCAGGTGGATGCTGCTGGCCATTGGTCGTTCACCCCCAGCACCGGTCTGGCGACCAACGAATACAAGGTGAGTGTCATCGC
Above is a window of Cystobacter fuscus DNA encoding:
- the agmC gene encoding adventurous gliding motility protein AgmC, with amino-acid sequence MRMLKPLLALLVLGVATPAAAERDTFFLGEGIDGSRTVEAGATIRVNTYAGVKQNLARDAKVIPIGDVENDNFLSPAGFRKGQLVLVLQTQTEDPGDTTTIDLDSPTPGERKEGRWELARLSAKVDPSESQLTLESGLIQSYEADRTQVVSVPEFVSLRIKGTGTIQALPWHEGGKKRGGVIAFLVQNTLINDGVISASGAGFRGGRDSGILTCLVQNEPANRGEGLGADYDDDQNHNPRLANAGGGGGCVGSNSTVGFSGGGGGSNGGSGGIGGNTASTTSAGGSAKGGEGGAKLDRELHPGRLILGGGGGTGHEGSGGGRGGGAVFIRAGSLVGNGSIVANGQNATSSNGKGGGGGGGGGTIYLRVASNIDCLNSLEAKGGDGGGTSNAGTEYLGPGGGGGGGYILLQAVGNQCVTRVTHGTAGTATINGGSSSAHGAQPGDDGILATPLRPEALQDPGSVTSLSISDSVVAGGSLFVKSTTPTITINAPKGRKVWLSIGGGDLVGPLTDLIDGGIYRSDILNLSRATTYRVSARTEYQGLWGQPSAELVFTVDDKGPAAGFDPTPPAHTNSTSASFFFTFRPDSSIDTFDTVSFQYSLTGGNSWINTDKDVTITDLTPNRDHTLYVRALDLAGNPGTSASHTWNIDTYPPRIASVTQPTDGALLGISSNPPAFAGKVEKSTDKVDVYVDNEPVANNRSVTGTDWSYSGSALTPGAHQVQVIVRDLAGNTKMSSPVYFSMDLEAPTVTIQSPVGDSLVRPTPLVVSGTTERGSTVTLTLKMGTTEVPLAVRTALADSNGNWRYETSATLADGRYTVAATATDPATNTGAPSGGINFIVDQVPPETTLTGCPANGYANASSLSFGYSATDANPTGMTYACAANVNATTQSVNCDQAYAGYTADGTYTWLVRATDAASNTDLSPAFCRWVWDRTPPSDVSITNNPKPVTNEDYGIFAFSATDETSGLANYRCSTDGVIYTDCFSPHVYPTPETKGYVLYVRARDRAGNESVNATKYEWTVNKGLPVAKLTPVSGADNPTNATTAVFRLEVEPRLPQNSVKFYYVINNPTVTDLKEFREVLPDGSTTDGSHAVNISIDVSSYSERMTIRAVALDETRKIQTPRDLQQSYEWNIDRTPPSVEIVSGPNTWERVPAVRFEFLAPGESEVRGFRCEVSDCVSPPTGTRDCTGTRSGARAVFQLQEGVREGRNCVSVRALDMADNESVKPAHYEWQLDTKAPEAPSIDAPQGSLRVTTRLPSVEGSAEPNVKVLLLLDDGTTPAAEATANAQGRWVAYFGQAVADGSHNLKAIARDQAGNDSAEGEVVTLLVDGRSVARVVGGGLSCASTGGGGSWLALLALAALRAGRRRSR
- a CDS encoding OmpA family protein gives rise to the protein MFGPVALVLFLALPGMVAFAQPSLRGFELERLDLNPGAEGSLLVGMGEMLRAGQFRLSAVGHYSHNPLVISREGEGSTPIVGGRATMHVAAAYALTNRLQLGVQLPVVALQRGEGTSRTGLTSPGSFGLGTPEVGLRLGLFDQNEKGGLDVAVEGAVGLPVGSVEGLGRDEGMRYMPRVMVGRRFGFIRAGLDVGLLVRPVARISELGPAGVHDVGNELRVGGALVSTGRRLRYEFNVRGMIPLSGQFGSAELLPGARYLVNPSLEVFALAGVGVGGAPGTPLFRVLAGGSFGDVTPRQGPGETSVKCDLGTAVDQVKECPDRDYDGDGVMNGVDSCWDKSGDVSRGGCPRADTDTDGIEDSLDACPTEPGDAARQGCPMRDQDKDNVEDEQDSCPAEPGPAENRGCPLKDRDKDGIENDQDECPDEPGPAERKGCPEEDSDKDKVPNRIDVCAMEPGPETNQGCPEHEVPLLSIEPRQLKLINGAKVYFDPNGARIQQRSFVVLDWVVKVMREHPEIPRVVVGAHTDDRGFADDLRRSSQQRAEEVRRYLIAKGVASERLVARGYGPDRPVDSNATSIGRENNRRVDFKIIRNGEEATDAP